One genomic region from Streptomyces venezuelae encodes:
- a CDS encoding CpaF family protein translates to MSLRARINAPEDKGAGAGREDGHLVAAFRAKLLEEIDLTEMSALAAAERRARLERVLGHIISREGPVLSTAERGQLIRRVVDEALGLGVLEPLLEDASITEIMVNGPDQIFIERAGRVELLPLRFASHDQLMQTIERIVSTVNRRVDESNPMVDARLPSGERVNVIIPPLSLTGATLTIRRFPRAYTLHEMIGLGSLDEQMLLLLSGLVQAKFNVIVSGATGTGKTTLLNALSGLVPEGERIITIEDSAELQLQQAHVIRLEARPPNIEGRGAISIRDLVRNSLRMRPDRIIVGEVRGGETLDMLQAMSTGHDGSLATVHANSAEDALMRLQTLASMSEVKVPFEALRDQINSAIDVLVQLTRHPDGTRRITEIAVLASHGRERFLLATICRFQAQPVAADGRVYGQFTYHPLPRRVAERLYMAGQPIPQAFGVAATDAGLATREAN, encoded by the coding sequence ATGAGTCTGCGTGCCCGGATCAACGCCCCCGAGGACAAGGGCGCCGGGGCCGGCCGGGAGGACGGGCATCTCGTCGCCGCCTTCCGCGCCAAGCTCCTGGAGGAGATCGACCTCACCGAGATGTCCGCGCTCGCGGCCGCCGAGCGGCGTGCCCGCCTGGAGCGCGTCCTCGGCCACATCATCAGCCGCGAGGGCCCGGTCCTCTCCACCGCCGAGCGCGGCCAGCTGATCCGCCGCGTCGTCGACGAGGCCCTCGGGCTCGGCGTCCTCGAACCCCTCCTCGAAGACGCCTCGATCACCGAGATCATGGTCAACGGCCCCGACCAGATCTTCATCGAGCGCGCCGGCCGCGTCGAGCTGCTGCCGCTCCGCTTCGCCTCCCACGACCAGCTGATGCAGACCATCGAGCGGATCGTCTCGACCGTCAACCGCCGCGTCGACGAGTCGAACCCGATGGTCGACGCCCGTCTCCCCTCCGGCGAGCGCGTCAACGTCATCATCCCGCCGCTCTCGCTCACCGGGGCGACGCTCACCATCCGCCGCTTCCCCCGCGCGTACACGCTCCACGAGATGATCGGCCTCGGCTCGCTCGACGAGCAGATGCTGCTCCTGCTGTCCGGACTGGTTCAGGCCAAGTTCAACGTGATCGTCTCCGGCGCCACCGGCACGGGGAAGACGACCCTCCTCAACGCCCTCTCCGGTCTCGTCCCGGAGGGCGAGCGGATCATCACCATCGAGGACTCGGCGGAGCTCCAGCTCCAGCAGGCTCACGTCATCCGCCTCGAAGCCCGACCGCCGAACATCGAGGGCCGGGGCGCCATCTCCATCCGCGATCTCGTACGCAACTCCCTGCGCATGCGCCCCGACCGCATCATCGTGGGTGAGGTCCGCGGCGGAGAGACGCTCGACATGCTCCAGGCGATGTCCACCGGCCACGACGGCTCTCTCGCCACCGTCCACGCCAACTCCGCCGAGGACGCACTGATGAGGCTCCAGACGCTCGCCTCTATGTCCGAGGTGAAGGTGCCCTTCGAGGCGCTCCGCGACCAGATCAACAGCGCGATCGACGTCCTCGTCCAGCTGACCCGCCACCCGGACGGCACCCGCCGGATCACCGAGATAGCCGTCCTCGCCTCCCACGGGCGCGAGCGCTTCCTGCTCGCCACGATCTGCCGCTTCCAGGCGCAGCCGGTCGCCGCCGACGGCCGGGTCTACGGACAGTTCACGTACCACCCGCTGCCCCGGCGGGTCGCCGAGCGGCTGTACATGGCCGGCCAGCCGATCCCGCAGGCCTTCGGGGTGGCCGCGACCGACGCGGGGCTCGCCACCCGCGAAGCGAACTAG
- a CDS encoding TadE/TadG family type IV pilus assembly protein — protein sequence MREHLRTRARDRGQAAIEYLGFLPLLLVVGLAGLQLGIVAYAAQQAGTAARAAARAATTDEEDAPDCETAGRAAVSGWVDPEIGGCGGGTGDEAVVITVRVEIPRVIPFWDFEPVVKTATMPRTPPTEDDE from the coding sequence ATGAGGGAACACCTCCGGACGAGGGCTCGTGACCGGGGCCAGGCCGCCATCGAATACCTCGGCTTCCTCCCCCTCCTGCTCGTCGTCGGGCTCGCGGGCCTTCAGCTCGGCATCGTCGCGTACGCCGCCCAGCAGGCGGGCACGGCAGCCCGCGCCGCCGCGCGGGCGGCGACCACCGACGAAGAGGACGCGCCGGACTGCGAGACGGCGGGGCGCGCGGCCGTCAGCGGCTGGGTCGACCCCGAGATCGGGGGATGCGGGGGCGGGACGGGAGACGAGGCGGTCGTGATCACCGTCCGCGTCGAGATCCCCCGTGTCATCCCCTTCTGGGACTTCGAGCCCGTCGTCAAGACCGCCACCATGCCCCGCACCCCGCCCACCGAGGACGACGAATGA
- a CDS encoding TadE/TadG family type IV pilus assembly protein, with translation MRPTIRDDDDRGQVAIEFLGMVPLILLTLALLWQVVLVGYTYTLAANAADEGARAESVDGDCEGAALRHLDGAWRGGADEPSCSTSGGMSTAVVTIRVPVLFPGVGGLFDVSATAGAISEEGLRR, from the coding sequence ATGCGGCCGACGATCCGGGACGACGACGACAGAGGACAGGTGGCGATCGAGTTCCTCGGCATGGTGCCGCTGATCCTGCTGACGCTCGCGCTGCTGTGGCAGGTCGTCCTGGTGGGGTACACGTACACGCTGGCGGCCAATGCGGCGGACGAGGGGGCGCGGGCGGAGTCTGTGGACGGCGACTGCGAGGGCGCTGCCCTGCGGCACCTGGACGGGGCGTGGAGGGGCGGCGCCGATGAACCGTCCTGCTCGACGAGCGGCGGCATGTCGACGGCGGTGGTGACGATCCGGGTCCCTGTCCTCTTCCCGGGCGTGGGCGGGCTCTTCGACGTGTCGGCCACAGCGGGCGCGATCTCGGAGGAGGGCCTGAGGCGATGA
- a CDS encoding CpaE family protein, giving the protein MTTRILPAVGDPDAARSVVTLLSQLPDAEPAAPVTDSTQLVDTLARLAAESLDELPEVVLVHERIGPVPALDVVREVALRFPAVGVVLITADASPVLFSAAMDSGARGLVTLPLGYEELASRVQAAAQWSAGVRRHLGAGAEIATGPGGTVVTVSGAKGGVGTTVTAVHLALAARASGRTVALLDLDLQGGDIASYLDVQFRRSAADLAAIADISPRVLQDAVFVHETGLALLLAPAEGERGEEVTDRAARQIVSALRARHEVVVVDCGSQLTGANAAAIEMSDTALLVTTPDVVAVRAAKRTVRMWERLQVRKAEETITLVNRHHRSTEIQPPLVQKITGTRTAGVSVPANFKELQAVVDAGRLHDLDAKSTVMQALWSLAGELGLVQATPAPGRPGKELARAGDRGSLGLRRRTGGR; this is encoded by the coding sequence ATGACCACCAGGATCCTGCCGGCCGTCGGCGACCCCGACGCGGCCCGGTCCGTCGTCACCCTGCTCAGCCAGCTCCCCGACGCCGAACCCGCCGCGCCCGTCACCGACTCCACCCAGCTCGTCGACACCCTCGCCCGGCTCGCCGCCGAGTCCCTCGACGAACTCCCCGAGGTCGTCCTCGTCCACGAGCGGATCGGACCCGTCCCCGCGCTCGACGTCGTCCGCGAGGTCGCCCTCCGCTTCCCGGCCGTCGGCGTCGTCCTCATCACCGCCGACGCCAGCCCCGTCCTCTTCTCCGCCGCCATGGACTCCGGCGCGCGCGGCCTCGTCACCCTCCCCCTCGGGTACGAGGAGCTCGCCAGCCGCGTCCAGGCCGCCGCCCAGTGGTCCGCCGGCGTCCGCCGCCACCTCGGCGCCGGGGCCGAGATCGCCACCGGACCCGGCGGCACCGTCGTCACCGTCAGCGGCGCCAAGGGCGGCGTCGGCACCACCGTCACCGCCGTCCACCTCGCCCTCGCCGCCCGCGCCTCCGGACGGACCGTCGCCCTCCTCGACCTCGACCTCCAGGGCGGCGACATCGCCTCCTACCTCGACGTCCAGTTCCGGCGGTCGGCCGCCGACCTCGCGGCCATCGCAGACATCTCGCCCCGCGTCCTCCAGGACGCCGTCTTCGTCCACGAGACCGGCCTCGCACTGCTCCTCGCCCCGGCGGAGGGCGAACGCGGCGAGGAGGTCACCGACCGGGCCGCCCGCCAGATCGTCAGCGCGCTGCGCGCGCGGCACGAGGTCGTCGTGGTCGACTGCGGCTCGCAGCTCACCGGCGCCAACGCCGCCGCCATCGAGATGTCCGACACCGCGCTCCTCGTCACCACGCCGGACGTGGTCGCGGTGCGGGCCGCCAAGCGGACCGTACGGATGTGGGAACGCCTCCAGGTACGCAAGGCCGAGGAGACGATCACCCTCGTCAACCGCCACCACCGGTCCACGGAGATCCAGCCGCCGCTCGTCCAGAAGATCACCGGCACGCGGACGGCGGGCGTCTCCGTCCCCGCCAACTTCAAGGAGCTCCAGGCCGTCGTCGACGCGGGCCGGCTCCACGACCTGGACGCCAAGTCGACGGTCATGCAGGCGCTGTGGTCCCTCGCGGGGGAGCTGGGCCTGGTCCAGGCGACCCCCGCGCCCGGCAGGCCCGGCAAGGAACTCGCCCGGGCGGGCGACCGGGGCTCGCTGGGGCTGCGCCGCCGCACCGGAGGCCGCTGA
- the cpaB gene encoding Flp pilus assembly protein CpaB, with amino-acid sequence MNSRQRRGVILLLLSVLCALGAFAGVLTVISDVNAKVGPEVTAYRLKRNVAPYKPLSADLFEQISMPKRWLSATAVTDLRQIEGRIAVTELKEGSLLQTDMIVEQPELQPGQQEIAIMIDAATGVAGKITPGATVNIYATFEGEKKDDPSQSRMIVANARVLSVGKLTPISENNDRSGRAANAVPISFALSTLDTQRVAYAESFAEHVRLALVAPSTGGAPADQRDRTYTLDKDK; translated from the coding sequence ATGAACTCCCGCCAGCGCCGCGGCGTGATCCTCCTGCTGCTCTCCGTCCTGTGCGCCCTCGGCGCCTTCGCGGGCGTCCTCACGGTCATCAGCGACGTGAACGCGAAGGTCGGCCCGGAGGTCACCGCGTACCGGCTCAAGAGGAACGTGGCCCCCTACAAACCCCTGAGCGCGGACCTGTTCGAGCAGATCTCCATGCCCAAGCGCTGGCTGTCCGCCACGGCCGTCACCGATCTCCGCCAGATCGAGGGCAGGATCGCCGTCACCGAGCTCAAGGAGGGATCCCTCCTTCAGACCGACATGATCGTCGAGCAGCCCGAACTCCAGCCGGGCCAGCAGGAGATCGCGATCATGATCGACGCGGCGACAGGCGTCGCCGGCAAGATCACCCCCGGGGCCACCGTCAACATCTACGCCACCTTCGAGGGCGAGAAGAAGGACGACCCCTCCCAGTCGCGGATGATCGTCGCCAACGCCCGTGTCCTCTCCGTCGGCAAGCTCACCCCGATCTCCGAGAACAACGACCGCTCGGGCCGCGCCGCCAACGCCGTCCCGATCAGCTTCGCGCTCTCCACCCTCGACACCCAGCGCGTCGCGTACGCCGAGTCCTTCGCCGAGCACGTACGCCTCGCCCTCGTCGCCCCCTCCACCGGCGGGGCCCCGGCCGACCAGCGCGACCGCACCTACACGCTCGACAAGGACAAGTGA
- a CDS encoding chitinase, whose amino-acid sequence MHVDRTTTRPHGRRWLGGALAIAVGSGLVLVGGAGTAQAADVNVAKNAGFENGLANWSCSAGSGAAVSSPVRTGAGALRATPAGLDNAKCVQTVTVKPNSTYTLSAWVQGGYAYLGASGTGTGSGSVSTWTPDSAVWKQLTTSFTTGASTTSVEVYTHGWYGTTPYSVDDVSVFGPDGGGGQDPDPVVPATPAGLAAGAVTSSSVDLSWTAVSGATGYKVYRDGTNPQVVTGTSTTVSGLTADTAYQFQVAATNSAGESAKSSAVSARTAKVTDPGPGPAVPKHALTGYWQNFNNGAAVQKLRDVQSQYDIIAVSFADSTATPGQIVFNLDPAVGYASTADFKADIAAKKAAGKSVIISVGGEKGNVTINSDASATAFANSAYALMQEYGFNGVDIDLEHGINSTYLTKALRQLSAKAGSSMVLTMAPQTIDMQNTGTEYFKTALAVKDILTVVNMQYYNSGSMLGCDGKVYSQGSVDFLTALACIQIQGGLAPSQVGLGVPASTRGAGSGYVDPQIVKNALDCLTKLTGCGNYKPAQAWPTLRGAMTWSTNWDATAGNAWSNAVGPHVHNLP is encoded by the coding sequence ATGCACGTGGACCGCACCACCACCCGCCCTCACGGACGTCGATGGCTCGGCGGAGCCCTCGCGATCGCCGTCGGATCCGGGCTCGTCCTCGTCGGCGGAGCCGGCACCGCCCAGGCGGCCGACGTGAACGTCGCCAAGAACGCCGGATTCGAGAACGGCCTCGCCAACTGGTCCTGTTCGGCCGGGAGCGGCGCCGCCGTCTCCTCGCCCGTACGCACCGGGGCCGGCGCCCTGCGGGCCACCCCGGCCGGTCTCGACAACGCCAAGTGCGTGCAGACCGTGACCGTCAAGCCCAACTCCACGTACACGCTGAGCGCCTGGGTCCAGGGCGGCTACGCCTACCTCGGCGCGAGCGGCACCGGGACCGGCTCGGGCAGCGTCTCCACCTGGACGCCCGACAGCGCCGTCTGGAAGCAGCTCACCACCAGCTTCACCACCGGCGCGAGCACCACCTCCGTCGAGGTCTACACCCACGGCTGGTACGGCACCACCCCGTACTCCGTCGACGACGTCTCCGTCTTCGGCCCCGACGGGGGCGGCGGTCAGGACCCCGACCCGGTCGTCCCGGCCACCCCGGCCGGCCTCGCCGCGGGCGCCGTCACCTCCTCCTCCGTCGACCTGAGCTGGACCGCCGTCTCCGGCGCCACCGGCTACAAGGTGTACCGCGACGGCACCAACCCCCAGGTGGTCACGGGCACGTCGACGACCGTCTCCGGTCTCACCGCCGACACCGCCTACCAGTTCCAGGTCGCCGCGACGAACTCCGCGGGCGAGTCGGCGAAGTCGTCCGCCGTGTCCGCGCGGACCGCCAAGGTCACCGATCCGGGCCCCGGCCCGGCCGTGCCCAAGCACGCGCTGACCGGCTACTGGCAGAACTTCAACAACGGCGCGGCCGTCCAGAAGCTGCGGGACGTGCAGTCGCAGTACGACATCATCGCCGTCTCCTTCGCGGACTCGACCGCCACGCCCGGCCAGATCGTCTTCAACCTCGACCCGGCCGTCGGCTACGCCTCCACCGCCGACTTCAAGGCCGACATCGCGGCCAAGAAGGCGGCCGGCAAGTCCGTCATCATCTCGGTCGGCGGCGAGAAGGGGAACGTCACGATCAACAGCGACGCCTCCGCCACCGCCTTCGCGAACAGCGCCTACGCCCTGATGCAGGAGTACGGCTTCAACGGCGTCGACATCGACCTCGAGCACGGCATCAACTCCACCTACCTGACCAAGGCGCTGCGCCAGCTCTCCGCGAAGGCGGGCTCCAGCATGGTCCTGACGATGGCCCCGCAGACCATCGACATGCAGAACACCGGCACCGAGTACTTCAAGACGGCGCTCGCCGTGAAGGACATCCTCACGGTCGTCAACATGCAGTACTACAACAGCGGTTCGATGCTCGGCTGCGACGGCAAGGTCTACAGCCAGGGCTCGGTGGACTTCCTCACCGCGCTCGCCTGCATCCAGATCCAGGGTGGCCTCGCCCCGTCCCAGGTCGGCCTGGGCGTCCCCGCCTCCACGCGGGGCGCGGGCAGCGGCTACGTCGACCCGCAGATCGTGAAGAACGCGCTCGACTGCCTGACCAAGCTCACCGGCTGCGGCAACTACAAGCCGGCCCAGGCCTGGCCGACGCTGCGCGGCGCGATGACCTGGTCGACCAACTGGGACGCGACGGCCGGCAACGCCTGGTCGAACGCGGTGGGCCCGCACGTGCACAACCTGCCGTAA
- a CDS encoding serine/threonine-protein kinase, giving the protein MGTVYLARSRGGRAVAVKVARPELASDPSFRARFRAEVAAARQVGGFHTAQVVDADPEAEAPWLATAYIPGPTLSGLLAAQGPMGEAALRSLGAALAEALEAIHACGLVHRDLKPGNIVMAPDGPRVLDFGIARALESTRLTATGSAFGTPGYLAPEQALGEEVTGAADVFALGAVLVAAAGGRPFGDGTPMGLMYRSVHEAPDLATVPEGLRGLVGRCLAKNPAERPTPDEILDALGEGVGAGAGAGAGAGAGDGDGDGAVVVAEAGVVAADALPTPAGAVPAPAPAPPTPAHALPTQTADVQDAVPAPVPHPATLLVPPQPSAPPLPAPDFVAADRNSGVAVDASGVSLHLFGEEADFVWAEIGAVRYDRFRRGRVLRVAVTLHDGSVYDCEVDGRRAARVDEWISRLAPVLARYLPA; this is encoded by the coding sequence ATGGGAACCGTCTACCTGGCCCGATCGCGCGGCGGGCGCGCCGTCGCCGTCAAGGTCGCACGGCCGGAACTCGCCTCCGACCCGTCCTTCCGCGCGCGCTTCCGCGCCGAGGTCGCGGCGGCCCGTCAGGTCGGCGGCTTCCACACCGCGCAGGTCGTCGACGCCGACCCCGAGGCGGAGGCGCCCTGGCTCGCCACCGCCTACATCCCGGGCCCCACCCTCTCGGGCCTCCTCGCCGCCCAGGGCCCGATGGGGGAGGCGGCGCTGCGCTCGCTCGGGGCCGCGCTCGCCGAGGCCCTGGAGGCCATCCACGCCTGCGGGCTCGTCCACCGGGACCTCAAGCCCGGAAACATCGTCATGGCCCCCGACGGGCCACGGGTCCTGGACTTCGGGATCGCCCGCGCCCTGGAGTCGACCCGCCTCACCGCCACCGGCTCCGCCTTCGGCACGCCCGGCTACCTGGCGCCCGAGCAGGCGCTGGGCGAGGAGGTGACGGGCGCCGCGGACGTCTTCGCGCTCGGCGCCGTGCTCGTCGCCGCGGCGGGCGGGCGGCCCTTCGGGGACGGGACACCGATGGGGCTCATGTACCGGTCGGTGCACGAGGCGCCGGACCTCGCCACGGTGCCGGAGGGGCTGCGAGGGCTCGTGGGGCGCTGTCTCGCGAAGAACCCGGCCGAGCGGCCTACGCCGGACGAGATCCTGGATGCGCTGGGGGAGGGGGTCGGTGCGGGTGCGGGTGCGGGTGCGGGTGCGGGTGCTGGGGATGGGGATGGGGATGGGGCCGTGGTTGTGGCCGAGGCCGGCGTAGTGGCCGCCGACGCGCTGCCGACGCCCGCCGGCGCGGTTCCGGCACCCGCCCCCGCGCCGCCGACGCCCGCTCACGCGCTGCCCACGCAGACGGCAGACGTCCAGGACGCCGTCCCCGCCCCCGTACCGCATCCCGCCACCCTCCTCGTACCCCCGCAGCCCTCCGCTCCGCCGCTGCCCGCGCCGGACTTCGTCGCCGCCGACCGGAACTCCGGGGTCGCCGTCGACGCGAGCGGCGTGTCCCTGCACCTCTTCGGCGAGGAGGCCGACTTCGTCTGGGCCGAGATCGGGGCCGTGCGGTACGACCGGTTCCGGCGCGGCCGCGTGCTGCGCGTGGCCGTCACCCTCCACGACGGCTCGGTGTACGACTGCGAGGTCGACGGGCGCCGTGCCGCCCGGGTCGACGAGTGGATCAGCCGGCTCGCCCCGGTCCTCGCCCGCTACCTGCCCGCGTGA